ACGGTAACATGAATTGTCTGCAGGTGTGGAAGATGATAATATGGAAATTCGATATTCGAAGGTTAGCTGAAGATGGGGAATTTGTGGTAATGTTATTCGAGCAAATATATTGTTCcctttttctgatggcctggtaaAATCGGCTTTCCTGATTCATGGTAAAGAAGGgacaatatataaaaaataaaacaacgagcggcatttgaaccacaagttgaaaaaagaaaaacttaattGATACAAGTGCTTTACACCTGCACCAAACATACTATTGGGTAATTGCCTCCTAAGTAAGACCTTACTTAATGGGGCAAGTCAATTTATAATGAAACAATACCAATCATcataaattatttacaaaaatcagaatttaaatttgcaatttgctctgatcagagaattttttggtaacgacgaacagagaaaattgttaagagaattttctgttacgtcttgcaccatGCTAAGTTAACAtaaatttggggaatagtggtgaagtgcaagacgtttcacatgcaaatggatcgtaaccaGTGGATGTCAAAAACACTCCTTCGCATTGTGTACAAATTCTCTGTCAGCATAATATACACGTTGAGTATAAAAACCGAATaatgtcaatacaaaaaaaaaaaaaaacatgttcaaagaattcaaaaaaaaatgaaataattagctTATATTTGCTATCACAACGTTTCCAACATTAATTGCATCAAATTTTGAACTcccttattttaatttaattttaattgctcTTTCACAAattataatttcttttcttttactcTCTTATTCTTTGCTGATCTGATATaattacttatataaaaattaccaaataaATAAAGCAAAACAACGGCTTGAAACAAATTAGCATAAATCCAAAATTTTGGGAATGGACAATCATTGAATAGAGGAAGCATTTGATGGATAGAACCCACGACAAATTGCAGCAGTTGTATTTGTGTTATATACTTTTTCCACCATAAAGATTTCTTTATATTCCCATCCAACGAACTCATcaaataatatgtatacataatcgTATGTATAAGGGTATTGATCATGGGAGCCAATGCAGGATGTCCACCAGTGCCTTGGAAACTGAGATAGAGGAATACGTAGGTGCTTATCATTACGTGATGGTAAACGTGTAGAAATGTTACTTGTTTGTAACTTTTGCGTAATATGAAAAATACTGTTTCCGTATAATCCAAAAATTTATTGATGAGGTATAAATAACCGCAaagcatttcaaaatttttaaatgggtgaTCATATGGGAGTTGTTCAATGCAGCAAAAACCGCGCGGTGACTTTATATAAACCACAATTAAACGGCAACTCTGAAATTGATAAAAGAAGAAATATGTAGAAAAAAGGAATTATAGAAAACCAtgacggaactatacaaggtggtagcatgggacagctgagtataaactttttttttattggatttggtacatcaacttccggcgcagtacgattttgacattagcccATCGAAAACAAAGTATGTACATCGAACTTGTATTTATGTGGGTAGATATGTcgccgtgctgccaccttgtatggttccgccatgtagAAAACCATTcacaaaaaatatgtatgtacattaggccgtTCACAGATGGGATTTGCAAAAGTTTCAAATTTTGTCGCTCCCCCAGCAATTTCTGACAGATTAGGTATAAAAAAACAACATCGATATGATATCTGGACATCTGTAGTGTAAAGTTCCTTGCAGAATTGACCTTAAGGCTGTAGAGACTTTTATGGTGAATGTTATCAGGAATAAATCTTCTGTATAAAACTTTCACCTACAGTGTCCTTTTAAGGTCTTTTAATAGGAGGAAGctactttttttcttttaatggcAAAATAAGTTACATTTCGTGGGCCATTCAACACAGGTTCATTTGGCGATTGAATTTGTAATTTAAGTAGTCAGTAGCCGATTTCACAAACATTACTAAATACAATGGTACAAGCAGAATAatgaaatttaatataatttttttacatcaTAAATTTGTATTAGGAGGAGTTGATAAATCGCACGCattagcttctttgcaaaatatgctcAGACGAGTGCATGCcagacgattggaatctaagtgttctttgcacaGTCCACAAAAAAGGAGATCCTGCAACCGGCGCCTACTATCGGAAGCAGCTTTCTTGATGTCGCCTATACGgttctgtcaagtgtattgtgcgaaggattgaagcccaccgtgaatcggctgataggaccccatttaatttgttgcgttcctcccacaaattatcattcTCCCAGCAGACCCTTGCAAcaggactgcgccatattctcctgctctgggaaggtatcgaactcaatcgcgccccacggcgccaccagctcatacggccgttattactcataactacaatttacgtagtagagtcggtagcaattattctccccctctttccggcactagcaatcaagtaggtcagggaaacatactcttagtccctaccaccttttgcaccgtttgccagcacagaatatatatgtttgcgacatctgcccaatgcagctcctgccttggatggtgccactttcctagatgttctggtctcagcgacggcaaccccccgaccggtttcatcgcgccatgctgccaggccgcaaaccaactacaccgggtaccccaatgcttaccgaGGGACGTCCAgttccagggccacaacagcacttcCGTACTGGCCTCTCTCCctcccgtcacttacccccagagtgacgacgtctcccccgttgcacttctgAATACCGCATTtcaactgtaatgggttaactggaaagatcacggaaatagttgattttatgaagcggcataacatccgcattgcagcgatcaAAGAGACCAAACTCGCGGCAAGATCTGCTTTGCGGACCTGCTCTGGGCATAACGtacacagaaaagatcgcgagagtggaaatgggggcgctctcgcgtttatcacccaccactcagtttaatataatctatttgatcccgacatcggccgcagtaTGCAATGTCAaagcatatctgtccggtcaggcgatgtaaatttagaaatcatcaacatctatatccctcctgtcacctgctgggtactgccctgacatcagcgcactactcactggcgatagcTGCATTATGTtatgcgatttcaatgcccaccacaaTCTATGGCATTCTAACCTACAGGCGCAAGCATGGGCgagatgtatatatgtatgtatgtatttatttaatgatcaaaattattagtacaataagatttgaggtcttttatagtacaacatggaaggaaagatagttataagtagtagtacaaagagaaaataaacagttacatgatactgatattttctttttgtactatatatatattgtaagcctatccataaaacctaatttgtaatttgtaatttattctagtatcgtgatcaaatatacggccagtctacatactattatcagaaaaatagttaTAGATAAAATTCTTAAAGTTGCTCCTACTTAAACTGTTTCTTATAGCATTGGGAATAGAATTCCAGGTACGTATAGTGTTCACGAAGAATAGTCTAGTCGACGCAACAGATTTCAATGTGGGTACTATAAGGTCGTTTGAACGAGCGGATCTTGTGAAAGAAAGCTTATTATAAAGATATAGGGGCGTCTTAGTGAGCATGAGTCGGAAAAGGAAAATTCAGCTCCTTTGAGATAGTCGGATATTTGACATCCCAGAAGGCTAAATTTCCAACGGGATATGtggtcgaacttcgaaagcccatACACATAGCGTATTATATGGTTAAAAGCCACGTCTAACCGATGAGCCGAGTGCGAGTCTAGCTTATTGTATATCAACTCGGAAGAtgtcaaataaggtaaaattaattAGATAGCCAATTTATGGCGGATGTTACGAGGAGTAGGAGATAGGTCAGGATATAGGCTTTCATATATCCAGAGCTATACCTCAAGCCCAAAAACATCCAAAGATAACGGGGACTTTGTCCGCTTGTGGTAATCACGGAAGGCTTTGAGCGTACGATTACGGTCGAGAGGGGAGTGAAACTTtataattatggcacttttttctgACCAAGAGGTGTGAAAAATATCTCTTACTTGTGGCGCCAGAAAATCTATATGAAGGCAAATTCTGTTAAACACAGTTTTTAGGTTTTCCGCCTCAGCAAATGTcggcggaccaaatagaagatACGACactctgcacgataaacggagacgcccccactcgtatggtaggaagctgtcacagttcggcAGACTCATCATTTCGTGAGTGTaggactagtaaactgcgtcaactggcaaccgatggtaacTTTGGCATCCgccacctacccatactcctttcgctcgagcgattTGCCGACTTTATcaccactgaaaaacgcactttcatcaaatttaagaaagAAAAATGGAACGATAACAAAACTTATACTGACAATCGTTTTGCTGCCATCCCTATCCCGACTGGTGCCCGTcaagggagcgtgctttccgcaatgtCATCGAATCCGATTCGGCTCGTTTCATTTACGCGCGAAGAATCCCAGAAATCGGGCCACATTTTCCGGTAGAGGTtgcaactctagcgagagaatgtgaccttataagacagcacgaccccggAGACCCCTAAATAggggatataaaccaacacatcaggTTGCTAGTGGATAGACACAAGTGGGAAAAAAGGGAGGAGCATTTAACttgattgtaacctctctgccggtgtaggtaaacttttgttcaccgtaaagtccatatcgaacctgactaagcacaatgacacaatttagaaacgaaacatcaaaaccaagaagaattaaacaagaggtgccacagggtggtatcctgtccccacttttgtttaatttctacatatctaaactaccttcgccaccagaaggagttactatcgtttcctacgccgatgactgcacaataatggccacaggcccaggcccacagatcgatgagctttgcaacacaaTAAACGGttgcctccctgatctctccagttttttcgcctcgcgaaacctggtattatcaccgactaaatccttcgcgaccttatttacaacatggacgtcccaaatgtcgaccattttgaacatccacgtcgatggcactatgctaccgactgtcctacaccccaaaatcttgggtgtgacgtttgatcaggatctacattttggtgagcatgcagccgcaattgaaccgaaaatccagagccctaataaaatcctcaaatcccttgctggcagtacttggggaaaagacaaagaaacgctcattaccacatacaaagcaattggccagccgattgcatgctacgcgtccactAAAGGTtattcactggaagaaaatacaagcAGATccccagtgatatccacaaataggcgtcagacttctatgtcaggaattgcctggCGAATGCAGTtcttaaataaaaatacccagaactcgcagaagaggaactcACTCTCCTTAGGCAAGCGCGCGTTATGTCGAACCAACGCCTCTTACATCCCTCTCACTATGTTCCACCCCTGTTGGACTCCTgctagaggacattgatgacaatttgtgatgggtcGCATCTGTTGGCGAagcagtgctacaacaacaacaaccttatcAGTCCGGCTTAAGACCTGGTtgatctaccatcgaccagattttcacaaggGTACTAGTCTTGGAAAAAATCCGCAAATAAAGAGTTGAgtcacatcacctcttcgtcggttTGAAAGCCGCCtccgacagcacgaaaagaagctacctttatgccgctatgtttgaatttggtttccccccaAAACTTATACGGTTGTGCAAAATACAAATATTCCAAAGGCAATCCCATCTTCTTTCGAGACTGTCCAGAACTGCGAGGTTTAAATCATACATGTATGATGAGAGACTTACGGTGCTTTTATTCGTTATATTTTGGACGTTATGTCtgtgttttttttataatatCAAGTACATCATCTTGTCCTCGTTCAACGCCAGACCCACAGTTTTCTGTTGTTTATCCTTTCTCCCCTCCTCTTGCATACCAGCTCTGAACGGTCTTGCGTCAGAGTTCCTGTTATCGAGTTCGTTACCTTCCAAACTATTTCTTTCACCAAACACATCAAACCCCTCGCACTCATGCTGTTCACCCACACATTTTGTTCTTCTGTCATATACCGCGCATTTGCGGGCCCGTACGCAGCTTGGCTCTAACGAGAGCGTCATTTTCCGAGACATAGCAACATTCCTCGAATACGACACATAGTGGGTGGGAAATGTGCTCCCAATGTCTCTTAGCAAGCAGGTATGAGAGTTGAGTCGAGCAATCATCAGCGAATTGTTTCGTGAACAGCTTCTCGATCCCAAACTTTACTTACATATGTGACGGCGACCTAACAATTCTTGCATTGCTGGATTTCCTCAAGGCTTTTGACACTGTCTGCCACAAAATTCTAATTCATAAGTTTAAAACATACTGTTTCAGTAGGGATGCTCTAAGGCTCATAAATAGCTACTTGACAAACAGGTATCAGAGGGTAGTGTGTAGAGATAGTAAATCCAGCTCATTGCCGGTGaaatctggtgtacctcaggaCTCTATTTTTGATCCAATTGTATTTAGCTTGTATATAAATGACATAGAGAAATGTTGTCAAAATGTATCTCGGCACCTCTTGGGTTAGTGGAGGATCTtgtttgtcgaataaataaaGATCTTAAAGCTACAAATTAATGGTCTAACAATAATAAGCTCTGCCTTAATGCATCTAAAACACAGGCGATTGCCATTTCTCATTATTCTTATAATTTGGACGTCTCTCCAATAATACTTAATGAGAATGTTGTGAAATTTTAAAACTGTTGAAAACACTTGGATTCATACCAAATAAGCATCTTACTTGTGCTGATCAtgcaaattcatcaattagtaggttatattatataTTGAGACAATTATGGAAAACGGCAAATTTTATTAGGTGAGATACCAAATTTAAACTTGCTAAAACTCTATTACTGCCAATAATATCGTACCATGAGCTGATATACGTGGTTGCCTTGATAAAGGTTCCATGAGAAAGCATCAACTTATAATTAATAATTGCGGcagatatatttttcttaaaaggaAATACGATCATATTTCCAGCTTCTCAAGAACGATTCTTGAATG
The Eurosta solidaginis isolate ZX-2024a chromosome 5, ASM4086904v1, whole genome shotgun sequence DNA segment above includes these coding regions:
- the LOC137234050 gene encoding very long chain fatty acid elongase F-like; its protein translation is MAGVLRSAFDFLTSPSEVPEAYKYLPYHGALLPLVLINIAFVLFCFRIGPWLMRNREPYNLKRVIRFYNIFQIIYNLVMFSMSCRLIVVYIKSPRGFCCIEQLPYDHPFKNFEMLCGYLYLINKFLDYTETVFFILRKSYKQVTFLHVYHHVMISTYVFLYLSFQGTGGHPALAPMINTLIHTIMYTYYLMSSLDGNIKKSLWWKKYITQIQLLQFVVGSIHQMLPLFNDCPFPKFWIYANLFQAVVLLYLFGNFYISNYIRSAKNKRVKEKKL